CGGTCAGCATGGGCGGCGACAATATTGCCGGTATCATTTCGATCGAGAGCCGGGCGCCGGAATTTTCCAGTGGCGGAGTCGAGTTCTTCGGTGAAGCCGGAGCGACGTATCGCAGCGTTTCGAATGGCATCGGCGCGTCCCTGCAGGCCAATGCAGCGGGCGAGAAAGTCAGCGCGCGATATGAAGCGAGCTGGAACAAGGCGGACAATTACAAGTCCGGGTCGGGCGACGAAGTGCGCTCCACCTTGTACCAGAATTACGACCAGTCACTGCTGCTCGCGGCTCGTCCGGCAGACGATGTGCTGCTGTGGGTCCGGATCAGCCAGCAGGGCGTGCCTTATGAAGGCTTTGCCAACCAGCGCATGGACCTGACCGACAACAAGAGCAACAGCGTGCAGGTGCATGGCGAGGGTCCGCTCGGTGCAGGCCTGCTGACGGCCGAAGCCTCCTGGCGCAGCGTCGATCATGAAATGAACTTCCTGTCGGACAAGGGCGGGGCGGCAACTGGCGGTATGCCGATGATCACCGAGGGCGAGGATACGTCGGTCAAACTGTCGTACGACACGCCGGTGGAAGGTGTCGGCCGGGTCCGGGTCGGGGCGGAAATGTTCCGCGCGTCGATGGACGACTACTGGCCCGCCGTTCCGGGTTCCATGATGATGTCGCCGCTCGATTATGTGAACATCAATGATGGCGAGCGGAACCGCACAGGCGTGTGGGCCGAATGGGAAGCCGCCCCTGCGCCCGCATGGTCGACCCTGTTCGGGGTTCGCTATGAAAACGTCGAAATGGATACCGGAGAGGTGCAGCCTTATTCCTGGACCGGCATGATGAACATGCCTGACGCCATGGCGGCCATGGCCTTCAACGCGGCGGACCGCGCCCGGGAAGATGACAATATCGACGTCACCGCGAAAGCGACATGGCGGCCGAGCGATACGCTGGCCGTCGAGTTCGGCGCCGCACAGAAGACCCGGTCTCCGAACCTTTATGAGCGCTACGCCTGGGGCAGAGGCTCCATGTCCAGCTCAATGACCAACATGACCGGTGACGGCGCCGGCTATGTCGGCGATATCAATCTGGAACCGGAAGTCGCGCGCAGTCTGGCGGCGACGCTCGACTGGTCGGATGGCGTTAAAGATGGCCGTGTGCTGCGCGTTTCCGGCTGGGCCACCCATGTCGAAGACTATATCGACGCCGACCGGATTGGCAGCCTGCGCGATGGCTTGCCGATGCTCCAGTTCGCCAACCACAAGGCGGAGCTCTACGGCCTCGAAGCCACCGGTGCGATGCCGCTCTGGCAGACGGGGTATGGCGACACGCGCTTCACCGGAACGGTCAGCTGGGCCAAGGGCGAGAACAAAGACACCGGCGACAATCTCTACAACATTGTTCCCCTTCAGGGCCTGTTCGCGCTGGAGAACCGGAAAGGTGTCTGGACCCAGGCGCTCGAACTGGAACTGGTCGATGAGAAGGATGACATCAGCGCCGTGCGTCAGGAGCTTCGCACGCCGGGCTATGTGCTGGTCCATCTGCGGGCAGGCGGGGAGATCGGCCGGGTACGCTTTGCCGCCGCGATCGAGAACCTGCTGGACCAGGACTATGACCTGCCGCTGGGCGGGATTGCGTTCGGCGACTACAAATATGATGGCCGGACCGGTCCGTACCATCAGGTCGCCGGGCCGGGCCGTTCGTTCAATCTCAGTCTGAACGTCGCCTTCTGACGTGCTGGGGAGGATTTTCACCTCCAGCTATATGGCGGGCGTGGCTCTGGCTGCGCTCGCCCATGGCGGTTTGCTGGCAGGAGTTTTCCTGCTGGCGCCCGCCAGCGCGTCCAATTTCGGCGCGCAGGAAGATGCCTTTACCGTAACCCTGGTGGAGGACCTGGTGCCGGAACCTGTCCCGGAGCCCGAGTCAATGCCGATGCCGGAACCGGAGACGCCCAGCCCACCCCCGGTCCCTGAGATTGCTGAGCCGCGGCCTGAGCCCGCCGTTCAGACGGCGGCAGAACCGGCCCCGCCTGAGGGGATGGTTCCGTCAGATGAAGTGCCGCCAGCCGAGGCTCCGTCGGTTGATGCCGGGACCGATGAAGCAACACCTGCTGCCGACAAGCCGGCGGCTCTGACACTTGATCCGGGCCTTCCGGTTACGGCGTCTGAAGCCCCGCCTACCAAGACGCAGGCGCCTGCCAGCGCAGCCGCCCTGGACGGAGAGGGGCAGGCCAAGCTGGACGCCTATGTGCAGGCGGTGCGGTTGCAGCTTGCCCGGCATGCGCCGCGCGGCGTTCGCGGGGCCGGAGATTGCCAGGTCGAATTCCGCCTCTCCCGTGCCGGAGAAGTGGTCTTCGTCGGAATACGGACAAGCAGCGGCAGCAGGCTGTATGACCGGCGATGCCTGTCCTCTGTCACGTCCGCAGTGCCGTTCCCTGCCGCGCCGGACGGAGCTGTCGAAACGGATCTCAGCTTCACCATCGTGATGCAGCAGAAGCGCTGACGCCCTGCCGGGCTGGTCAGAGCCCTCCGGGAAGCTTCGATGCCATCATGGCCTTCCGGTCGATCCGCCGCCCATCGACAATAAAGGTGCCGTCACCCACGGCGTGAAGGGTGCGCTGTTCCTGGCGTGTGTCATCGCGATAGGCCGCCAGGCTTTCGAGAATGACGATGCCGTGAGGCGCGATGATCTCATCCACGCGGCACTCGATGTTCGCAAGGCATTTGCCGAGAAGCGGGGCGCTGACATGTTTCGCCTTTGCCGGGGCGAGGTCGAATTTGTCGAACTTTTCGGTGTCCGCGCCGGAACAGGTACCGATGCCGATCACCGTATCAATCATGTCGACCGTAGGGATGGCAATGACACATTCTCGCGTATCGCGGAGTGCCTGAAAGGAATGGTTCCACGGCCCGGTCGTGATGGCGATGCGGCCGGAAAAATCGAGCACCATCGTCCAGGTGATGGTCATCACATTGTTCTTGCGGCCATCATGCGTCGCGACGAGGGTGACGGGTCCGGGTTCAATCAGGGTGAAGGCCCGGCTGAGTTTGATGCGTTTCATTCCGGTGTCTCGCGTTTCTGGCATTCTGCAAACCTGGGCACCAAGCCTTCCGTTGCCGGACAAATAGGCAGCCAAGGCCCATATTTTGCCCAAGTGTCGGGATTGATGAAAGAACGCCTTTCCGGAGTCTGTCTTTTAATTAATCTTAACGCTTGTGATGGATGGTCACAATCGTTAGCAGAAACGTGCCCCGTATTAAGAATGATGCTCAAGGTTTTTCCAGTCTCCCTCGGTTTTCTCGTGGCGTGTGCCATGAGCGCCCTGCCTGCGCAGGCCGATGTCCTTCTGTCTTCGGCTTCGGTCGAGAGAGTGGTGTCGATGGAATACGAGGACGGATCAACCGAGACGGAGTATGTGCCGGCCAAAGCGGTCGAGCCCGGTGAGGAACTCGCTTATGTGGTGAGCTTCCGGAATGACGGGGCTGAACCGGCGGACAGCGTGGTGATGACCATCCCGGTACCGAAAGACATGATCTATGTCGAGAATTCGGTCATCGCCGACAATGCGGCCGTGGATTTTTCCGTCGATGGTGGCGAATCCTTCGCTCCGCGCGATAAACTGACCGTCGAGGATGGCGAGCAGGTCCGCAAGGCGGCTGCCGATGAGATCACACATGTACGCTGGACCATTGCGCGCATGACACCCGGTGAGGAAGGCATGCTGGCCTTCCATGCCATCCTGAACTGAACCTACCCGTCAGCTGCCCTGCATTGACCGGTGCGCCCGCCCTGGCGTAACGCCGGTGCCATGACTCGTGTAAAGATCTGCGGCCTCAAGGATCCGGACCTCGTGCGCCTCTGCGCAGCGGAGGGGGCGGACTGGGTCGGCTTTGTCTTTGTCGAGGCGAGCCCGCGCTATGTGACGCCCGAAGCGGCGGAGACCTTGCTCCTCGGCGTTGGCCGGTCTGTGCCGGTGGCCTTGCTGGCAGACGCCGATGACACCCTGATTGACCGCGTGACCGCGACCGGTATCCGCGTGCTTCAGCTGCATGGGCGCGAGACCCCGGAGCGTGTGGCCGAAATCCGCGCGCGCACCGGATGTGAGGTCTGGAAGGCCTTTGGCGTGGAAACGGCGGAAGACATTGCCGGGGCAGGGGCCTTTGCCGCCGCCGACCGGCTGCTGATCGATGCAAAGCCCCCGAAGGATGCGGATCGCACGGGCGGGCATGGCCAGGCCTTCGACTGGTCGATCCTGAATGACTGGGCAGCGCCGAAACCCTGGATACTGGCCGGGGGGCTGACACCGGAGAATGTTGCCGGTGCCATCGCTGCGACAGGTGCACCGGCGGTTGACGTCTCCTCTGGCGTGGAGCGCCTGCGGGGGCTAAAGGACAAGGAGCTGGTGCGGGCGTTTCTCCGTGCCGCCAAAGAGGTCTGAAATGATGGACGTTAGAAATACCTGGGACCAGTGGCCGGACCTGAATGGCCGGTTCGGTGAGTTCGGCGGACGCTATGTCGCTGAAACGCTGATGCCGCTGATCCTGGAACTCGAAGCCGAATACCGCCGGGCGCAGAAAGACCCGGCATTCAAGGCCGAGATGGACGACCTCTGGACCCATTATGTCGGCCGCCCG
This is a stretch of genomic DNA from Hyphomonas adhaerens MHS-3. It encodes these proteins:
- a CDS encoding TonB C-terminal domain-containing protein, which produces MLGRIFTSSYMAGVALAALAHGGLLAGVFLLAPASASNFGAQEDAFTVTLVEDLVPEPVPEPESMPMPEPETPSPPPVPEIAEPRPEPAVQTAAEPAPPEGMVPSDEVPPAEAPSVDAGTDEATPAADKPAALTLDPGLPVTASEAPPTKTQAPASAAALDGEGQAKLDAYVQAVRLQLARHAPRGVRGAGDCQVEFRLSRAGEVVFVGIRTSSGSRLYDRRCLSSVTSAVPFPAAPDGAVETDLSFTIVMQQKR
- a CDS encoding DUF11 domain-containing protein, which codes for MSALPAQADVLLSSASVERVVSMEYEDGSTETEYVPAKAVEPGEELAYVVSFRNDGAEPADSVVMTIPVPKDMIYVENSVIADNAAVDFSVDGGESFAPRDKLTVEDGEQVRKAAADEITHVRWTIARMTPGEEGMLAFHAILN
- a CDS encoding TonB-dependent receptor, which encodes MKHTLLCSTAAALLASAGIALPAAAQAPTELPPIDAQDAGSARAGDVAVSGTEIAGEAIESGLATSSDSLQLMSRAPGVSLQSNGGIASLPILRGLADDRVGVLIDGQQSTNYCPNHMNPVSSYIDASRVERIVVTPTLSPVSMGGDNIAGIISIESRAPEFSSGGVEFFGEAGATYRSVSNGIGASLQANAAGEKVSARYEASWNKADNYKSGSGDEVRSTLYQNYDQSLLLAARPADDVLLWVRISQQGVPYEGFANQRMDLTDNKSNSVQVHGEGPLGAGLLTAEASWRSVDHEMNFLSDKGGAATGGMPMITEGEDTSVKLSYDTPVEGVGRVRVGAEMFRASMDDYWPAVPGSMMMSPLDYVNINDGERNRTGVWAEWEAAPAPAWSTLFGVRYENVEMDTGEVQPYSWTGMMNMPDAMAAMAFNAADRAREDDNIDVTAKATWRPSDTLAVEFGAAQKTRSPNLYERYAWGRGSMSSSMTNMTGDGAGYVGDINLEPEVARSLAATLDWSDGVKDGRVLRVSGWATHVEDYIDADRIGSLRDGLPMLQFANHKAELYGLEATGAMPLWQTGYGDTRFTGTVSWAKGENKDTGDNLYNIVPLQGLFALENRKGVWTQALELELVDEKDDISAVRQELRTPGYVLVHLRAGGEIGRVRFAAAIENLLDQDYDLPLGGIAFGDYKYDGRTGPYHQVAGPGRSFNLSLNVAF
- a CDS encoding phosphoribosylanthranilate isomerase — encoded protein: MTRVKICGLKDPDLVRLCAAEGADWVGFVFVEASPRYVTPEAAETLLLGVGRSVPVALLADADDTLIDRVTATGIRVLQLHGRETPERVAEIRARTGCEVWKAFGVETAEDIAGAGAFAAADRLLIDAKPPKDADRTGGHGQAFDWSILNDWAAPKPWILAGGLTPENVAGAIAATGAPAVDVSSGVERLRGLKDKELVRAFLRAAKEV
- a CDS encoding flavin reductase family protein translates to MKRIKLSRAFTLIEPGPVTLVATHDGRKNNVMTITWTMVLDFSGRIAITTGPWNHSFQALRDTRECVIAIPTVDMIDTVIGIGTCSGADTEKFDKFDLAPAKAKHVSAPLLGKCLANIECRVDEIIAPHGIVILESLAAYRDDTRQEQRTLHAVGDGTFIVDGRRIDRKAMMASKLPGGL